In a single window of the Acetivibrio clariflavus DSM 19732 genome:
- the gdhA gene encoding NADP-specific glutamate dehydrogenase yields the protein MKILADVMERVIKRNPNEPEFHQAVREVLESLEPVAEKHPEWVKAGVFERIVEPERQIIFRVPWVDDNGVVQVNRGFRVQFNSAIGPYKGGIRFHPSVNLGIIKFLGFEQIFKNSLTGLPMGGGKGGSDFDPKGKSDGEIMRFCQSFMFELARHIGEDTDVPAGDIGVGAREIGYMFGMYKKIKNNFTGVLTGKGLNWGGSLVRKEATGYGLCYFMEEAMTHIKGKSFKGSTVVISGSGNVAIYATEKAQQLGAKVVALSDSNGYIYDPDGIKLDTVKQIKEVERKRISEYVKYHPNAKYTEGCSGIWTIKCDIALPCATQNELDAEGAKALVANGCFAVGEGANMPSTPEAIEIFLKNGVVFGPAKAANAGGVATSGLEMSQNSMRYSWSFEEVDAKLKNIMINIYKSASSAAKEYGEENNLVLGANIAGFLKVADAMYAQGVAY from the coding sequence ATGAAAATATTAGCTGATGTCATGGAAAGAGTTATAAAAAGAAATCCCAATGAACCGGAATTTCATCAAGCGGTCAGGGAAGTGCTCGAATCATTGGAGCCTGTTGCTGAAAAGCATCCTGAATGGGTTAAGGCCGGAGTATTTGAGAGAATTGTTGAGCCTGAAAGACAAATTATTTTCAGAGTACCATGGGTTGATGACAATGGTGTAGTTCAGGTAAATAGAGGTTTCAGAGTACAGTTCAACAGTGCTATCGGACCTTATAAAGGCGGAATAAGATTCCATCCTTCAGTAAATTTAGGTATAATTAAGTTCTTAGGTTTTGAGCAGATATTTAAAAATTCATTGACAGGATTGCCTATGGGTGGCGGTAAAGGCGGAAGCGACTTCGATCCAAAAGGAAAATCCGACGGAGAGATTATGAGATTCTGCCAAAGCTTTATGTTTGAATTGGCTAGACATATAGGCGAAGACACCGACGTACCTGCAGGAGATATCGGTGTTGGTGCTCGTGAAATAGGATATATGTTTGGAATGTATAAGAAAATAAAGAACAATTTCACTGGCGTGTTGACCGGTAAAGGATTGAACTGGGGCGGAAGTCTTGTAAGAAAAGAAGCTACCGGTTATGGTCTTTGCTACTTTATGGAAGAAGCTATGACACATATCAAAGGTAAATCCTTCAAAGGTTCGACAGTGGTTATTTCCGGTTCGGGAAATGTTGCCATCTATGCTACTGAGAAAGCTCAGCAGTTGGGTGCAAAAGTAGTTGCATTAAGCGATTCCAACGGATATATCTATGATCCCGATGGAATCAAGCTTGATACTGTAAAACAGATCAAGGAAGTTGAAAGAAAGAGAATCAGTGAATATGTGAAGTACCATCCTAATGCAAAATATACAGAAGGCTGCTCAGGTATCTGGACTATTAAGTGTGATATTGCCCTTCCTTGTGCTACACAAAACGAGCTGGATGCAGAAGGTGCAAAAGCTCTTGTTGCTAACGGATGTTTTGCAGTAGGAGAAGGTGCGAATATGCCATCAACTCCTGAAGCTATAGAAATATTCTTAAAGAACGGTGTGGTATTTGGACCTGCTAAGGCTGCAAATGCAGGTGGAGTTGCAACTTCCGGTCTTGAAATGTCACAGAACAGCATGAGATATTCATGGAGCTTTGAAGAAGTAGATGCAAAACTTAAAAATATTATGATTAATATATATAAGAGTGCAAGCAGCGCTGCAAAAGAATACGGTGAGGAAAACAACCTCGTTCTTGGTGCAAACATAGCCGGATTCTTAAAAGTTGCTGACGCTATGTACGCTCAAGGTGTGGCATATTAA
- a CDS encoding AbfB domain-containing protein → MYNSLKRVLGTLIIFSLVAVMLAVNTYIFAEEPYTAYLFVHFTGESANGEQTYFSVSKDGLHWTDLNNSAPVLISDVGEKGVRDQSIIRSVDGSKYWILATDLRIASGKGWNAAQYNGSKSIVIWESTDLINWSSPRLVNVAWNIPSAGCVWAPEAIYDEETGNYVVYWATISPLNGVTKARIYYCTTKDFITFSEAKLYIDRPGNQGIIDTQILKVNGKYKYIRASRDGQITLEGSNSILGNWTYIGDISHLGYTEAQVEGPILYKFNNENRWGLMVDQYASNKGYLPLVTNDLTSTANFRVLSSGEYFLGANRKRHGSIINITEEQYNALVSKWPSEPSSRIQSYNYPDRFVRHINFDVRIDSDINPFADSMWKIVPGLANPSGYVSFEAVNYPGYYLRHYNYDFELAKDDGTVTFKEDATFKIVPGLKDSTWVSFQSYNYPNRYIRHYGYLLKLEEISTDIDKQDATFKIVDFGLDISTPKPSQDIPTPTPAQSVLCGDVNDDGQRNAIDYALIKTYLLGIIKEFPSPKGLTAADVNGDTRVDSIDFAMYKQFLLGMIKVFPAEAM, encoded by the coding sequence ATGTATAATAGCCTTAAAAGGGTATTGGGTACATTAATAATATTCAGTCTGGTAGCTGTAATGCTGGCAGTAAATACCTATATATTTGCGGAAGAACCCTATACGGCTTATTTATTTGTTCACTTTACGGGTGAGAGTGCAAACGGAGAACAGACTTATTTTTCAGTCAGCAAAGATGGCTTGCATTGGACGGATTTAAATAACTCAGCACCTGTACTGATTTCTGATGTAGGAGAAAAGGGTGTTCGGGATCAGTCAATTATACGTTCAGTTGATGGCAGCAAATATTGGATACTTGCAACGGATTTAAGGATTGCCAGTGGGAAAGGATGGAATGCAGCACAATATAATGGGAGTAAATCCATTGTTATCTGGGAATCAACCGATTTGATAAACTGGTCATCGCCAAGATTGGTAAATGTAGCATGGAATATCCCATCAGCCGGTTGTGTGTGGGCACCGGAGGCAATTTATGATGAAGAAACAGGGAATTATGTAGTATATTGGGCTACTATTTCACCGTTAAATGGAGTTACAAAGGCTCGTATATATTATTGCACAACAAAGGACTTTATTACGTTTTCCGAGGCTAAATTGTATATTGATCGTCCCGGTAACCAGGGTATTATTGATACCCAGATATTGAAGGTGAATGGAAAATACAAGTACATAAGAGCATCAAGGGATGGACAGATTACCCTTGAAGGAAGCAATTCTATTCTGGGTAATTGGACTTACATAGGAGATATTTCGCACTTAGGGTATACGGAAGCTCAAGTGGAAGGTCCTATTCTTTATAAATTCAACAATGAAAATCGTTGGGGATTAATGGTTGACCAGTATGCTTCTAATAAGGGATATCTTCCGTTGGTAACAAATGATTTGACTTCCACAGCCAATTTTAGAGTACTTAGTTCGGGAGAATATTTCCTCGGTGCAAATAGGAAAAGACATGGAAGTATTATTAATATAACTGAGGAGCAGTACAATGCCCTTGTTTCCAAATGGCCGAGTGAGCCAAGCAGCAGGATACAGTCCTATAATTATCCCGACAGGTTTGTAAGACACATTAATTTTGATGTCAGAATTGATTCTGATATTAATCCCTTTGCCGATTCTATGTGGAAGATTGTTCCGGGACTTGCCAATCCATCGGGTTATGTATCCTTCGAAGCGGTAAACTACCCCGGATATTATTTAAGGCACTATAACTATGATTTTGAACTGGCAAAGGATGACGGTACTGTAACATTTAAAGAGGATGCCACATTTAAGATAGTACCGGGGCTTAAAGATTCAACCTGGGTTTCTTTCCAGTCATATAATTATCCTAACAGATATATAAGGCATTATGGTTATTTGTTAAAACTTGAAGAAATTTCAACAGATATTGATAAACAGGATGCCACTTTTAAAATAGTTGATTTCGGTCTGGATATCAGTACTCCGAAACCATCACAGGATATACCTACTCCAACGCCGGCTCAGTCTGTTTTATGCGGTGACGTTAATGATGACGGACAAAGAAATGCTATAGATTATGCATTGATAAAAACATATCTTCTGGGTATTATTAAAGAATTTCCTTCTCCTAAAGGATTAACTGCAGCAGATGTTAATGGTGATACAAGGGTTGATTCCATTGATTTTGCTATGTACAAACAATTTTTACTCGGCATGATAAAAGTATTTCCTGCAGAAGCCATGTAA
- a CDS encoding stalk domain-containing protein has protein sequence MKRSLFCLILVHIMITCFSPMVLAQENKAIAVFIDDLPVVFDTEPTIQNGRILVPFRAIAEALGVQVDWDGDTKTVNATDGKINVRLQIGDKTAYCNNTPVSLDVSPIISSGRTLIPLRFFSEAYNCKVDWDGVNRTAKIFSPPKEMSVTGFYALGDSRTSSWTDLFGIPYPETTVGNTDVVNQLSLGWYSIDKDGKLLTESRTGWQRPDGWEDVLKAASKYQMATEMTIHATDGDGTLTSLLNNDTAILTAVSNIIEEASMYHGINLDFEGLGFKDVGEQLLATQSAFNRFVQLLAEQAHNLGLKLTLTLHAPNSVYKGYDYKALAGYADRIIIMAYDYGTKPEPSDLVIQAVEQSLKYVPKEKLVLGISVPNENPDSLVSKVGIAKRYRLEGIALWRLGLLTDEMWGTLKATVKVKENSEN, from the coding sequence ATGAAGAGAAGTCTATTTTGTTTAATATTGGTACATATCATGATTACTTGTTTTTCACCTATGGTATTGGCACAAGAGAATAAAGCAATAGCAGTTTTTATTGACGATCTGCCTGTCGTTTTTGATACTGAACCTACAATTCAGAACGGCAGGATACTTGTGCCCTTCCGGGCTATTGCAGAGGCATTGGGGGTACAAGTAGACTGGGATGGAGATACAAAGACAGTTAATGCTACAGACGGAAAAATAAATGTCAGATTACAAATCGGAGATAAAACTGCCTATTGCAATAATACTCCTGTTTCTCTGGATGTTTCTCCGATTATCTCAAGCGGGAGAACATTAATTCCTCTAAGGTTTTTTAGCGAAGCATACAATTGTAAAGTAGATTGGGACGGCGTAAACAGAACGGCAAAAATTTTTTCTCCTCCAAAAGAGATGTCTGTAACAGGTTTTTATGCACTTGGGGACAGCAGGACAAGCAGTTGGACTGACCTTTTTGGAATTCCCTATCCCGAAACAACCGTTGGCAATACAGATGTAGTGAATCAACTTTCATTGGGCTGGTACAGTATTGATAAAGACGGTAAATTGCTGACGGAAAGCAGGACAGGATGGCAAAGACCGGATGGTTGGGAGGACGTGTTGAAAGCAGCAAGTAAGTACCAAATGGCAACGGAGATGACGATACACGCCACTGACGGAGACGGCACTTTGACATCACTGCTGAACAATGACACTGCCATATTAACAGCAGTCAGCAATATAATTGAGGAAGCTTCAATGTATCATGGCATAAACCTGGATTTTGAAGGTTTGGGCTTTAAGGATGTAGGTGAGCAATTATTGGCAACTCAAAGTGCGTTTAACAGGTTTGTTCAGCTTTTGGCTGAACAGGCACATAATTTAGGCCTTAAACTTACGCTTACCCTGCATGCCCCTAACAGTGTTTATAAGGGCTATGATTATAAAGCTTTGGCAGGATACGCCGACAGGATCATAATTATGGCTTATGACTATGGCACAAAGCCTGAACCAAGTGATCTTGTTATTCAAGCTGTTGAGCAGTCTTTAAAATATGTACCGAAAGAAAAACTTGTACTTGGTATTTCAGTACCCAATGAAAATCCGGATAGCCTGGTTTCAAAAGTAGGAATTGCCAAAAGGTACAGACTTGAGGGGATTGCCCTATGGAGACTTGGTCTTTTGACAGACGAGATGTGGGGTACGTTAAAAGCAACAGTAAAAGTTAAAGAGAATTCAGAAAACTGA
- the tadA gene encoding tRNA adenosine(34) deaminase TadA yields MREALKEAKKAYNKDETPVGAVIVKDGIIVARAHNEKELKKDPTLHAEISAIRKACKKLGTWRLNDCDMYVTLEPCAMCAGAIIQARIGRLFIGALDPKAGAVGSVVDLLSEKKFNHRVEVSYGLLMEECSNILKDFFKELRQRKNN; encoded by the coding sequence ATGAGAGAAGCTTTAAAGGAAGCTAAAAAGGCTTATAATAAGGATGAGACTCCCGTTGGAGCAGTTATCGTAAAAGACGGTATTATTGTAGCAAGGGCTCATAATGAAAAAGAATTAAAGAAGGATCCTACCCTTCATGCAGAGATATCGGCTATAAGGAAAGCGTGTAAGAAACTTGGCACTTGGCGACTTAATGACTGTGATATGTATGTTACTCTGGAACCTTGTGCAATGTGTGCCGGGGCAATTATTCAAGCGAGAATCGGGAGACTCTTTATTGGTGCTCTTGATCCGAAAGCCGGTGCTGTTGGCTCTGTAGTTGATCTTTTAAGTGAAAAGAAGTTTAATCATAGGGTTGAAGTTTCCTATGGATTGCTTATGGAAGAGTGTTCAAATATTTTAAAGGATTTTTTTAAGGAACTTAGGCAGAGAAAAAACAATTAA
- a CDS encoding MATE family efflux transporter, with amino-acid sequence MKKSVLREFIKYVSLNVMGMIGLSCYILADTFFIAKALGANGIAALNFSISVYSFIHGIGLMIAIGGATRYTILKSQGKDNEANMTFTTCVKLGIFTGIVFIIVGILRSETLALILGADTSTLPLTKTYLTTILCFSPFFIMNNIMLAFVRNDNNPKLPMVAMLTGSFSNILLDYIFMFPLRMGMFGAAFATCLAPIINIVILFRHFMGERNSLKYTRSRIILSSLLDILSLGLSAFIAEVSSAIVLITFNLAILSIEGNLGVAAYGIIANIALVILAIFTGIAQGVQPLVSKGHGLKNHNELKKVVKYALLTSFLLALITYIGMFRHVESIIEIFNSQHISEIAGIAKTGFKIYFGGFFFAGINIILTMYFSATEHAKEAFILSISRGCIVIVPMVLLLSRIWNMKGVWFSFVFTEFIVTVMATFIAISGKKASNVLKS; translated from the coding sequence ATGAAAAAGTCTGTTTTAAGGGAATTTATCAAGTATGTCAGCTTAAATGTAATGGGAATGATAGGACTATCCTGTTACATTTTGGCAGACACTTTTTTTATAGCTAAAGCTTTAGGGGCTAACGGTATTGCAGCACTTAATTTTTCAATTTCTGTTTACAGTTTTATCCATGGTATCGGATTAATGATTGCTATAGGCGGTGCTACAAGATATACCATATTGAAATCCCAGGGTAAAGACAATGAAGCTAATATGACCTTTACCACTTGTGTAAAATTAGGTATCTTTACAGGGATTGTTTTTATTATAGTTGGCATATTACGGTCGGAAACATTGGCATTAATATTGGGTGCGGATACATCTACATTGCCCCTTACAAAGACTTATTTGACTACCATATTATGTTTCTCTCCGTTTTTTATTATGAACAATATCATGCTGGCTTTTGTGCGCAATGACAATAATCCCAAATTGCCAATGGTTGCAATGTTAACCGGGAGTTTTTCCAATATCCTTTTAGATTACATATTCATGTTTCCCCTTAGAATGGGAATGTTCGGAGCAGCTTTTGCAACGTGTCTTGCACCGATAATAAATATAGTTATACTGTTTAGGCATTTCATGGGAGAGAGAAACAGTTTAAAATATACCCGCAGCAGGATAATTCTATCTTCCCTTTTGGATATATTGAGTCTGGGATTATCGGCTTTTATTGCCGAGGTTTCTTCGGCTATTGTGCTCATAACCTTTAATCTTGCAATTTTAAGCATTGAAGGTAACTTAGGAGTTGCTGCCTATGGAATTATTGCTAATATAGCACTGGTCATTCTGGCTATCTTTACTGGAATTGCACAAGGTGTACAGCCTCTAGTCAGTAAAGGGCACGGTTTGAAAAATCACAATGAATTAAAAAAGGTAGTAAAATATGCTTTACTAACTTCATTTTTGCTGGCATTGATTACATATATAGGTATGTTTCGTCATGTTGAAAGTATTATTGAGATTTTCAACAGTCAACATATTTCGGAGATAGCCGGGATTGCAAAAACAGGATTCAAAATCTACTTCGGTGGTTTTTTCTTTGCCGGTATTAATATAATTCTGACCATGTATTTTAGTGCTACAGAGCATGCAAAGGAGGCATTTATTCTTTCTATTTCACGAGGGTGTATTGTTATTGTTCCTATGGTTCTTTTATTGAGCAGGATATGGAATATGAAAGGTGTATGGTTTTCTTTCGTTTTTACCGAGTTTATTGTAACTGTAATGGCAACTTTTATAGCAATTTCAGGGAAAAAAGCATCAAATGTCCTTAAGTCTTAA